The following are from one region of the Falsibacillus pallidus genome:
- a CDS encoding spore morphogenesis/germination protein YwcE yields MDVFMVYLFVATATPLFLWAEHKKWAIIHSPFVIALWASFIYYVAVPDMGTLGHIVLWTLFIANFLYAHVAAIYLYAAPFLREQKLKRRFTLIK; encoded by the coding sequence ATGGATGTATTTATGGTTTATTTATTTGTCGCTACTGCAACTCCATTGTTCCTTTGGGCTGAGCATAAGAAGTGGGCAATCATCCATTCGCCATTTGTCATCGCACTTTGGGCGTCTTTCATTTACTACGTCGCTGTTCCTGACATGGGAACGCTTGGACATATCGTTTTATGGACATTATTTATTGCCAACTTCCTTTATGCACACGTGGCAGCCATCTACTTATACGCTGCGCCGTTCCTTCGCGAACAAAAACTTAAGAGACGCTTCACCCTCATTAAATAA
- a CDS encoding ATP-binding protein yields the protein MLTKKGWAAAAAGMMIVLVCQMFLGFIHERNEIESFIYIVLSIILIGGLLYLAVNGYRLLVKYQGVQGEEKRLSALIDSMPDFMCVKDGEGRWLKVNQFGLELYELTRVDYYGKTDSQLGEYTPFFKDALLYCIDSDEAAWENQCLTRTEESFYLRSGEFKTFDVIKVPLYHEDGTRRILITLGRDISQQKRTEAMLLKKEKLSVVGELSAGIAHEIRNPLTSLKGFIQLLNETENVTKEYLTIMSREIDRINQIVSELLVLAKPQSRIHSEFKFNEALDYVVNIMKHEALLLGIAITIKADEKDAVIFGDKNQVVQVLINIIKNALDAMGQKGGEVTVKVEHVEQKLKISIKDQGEGIPPERLKHLGEPFFTLKEKGMGLGLTISNKIIQEHKGCIDIKSELGIGTEVIIQLPLSQ from the coding sequence TTGCTGACGAAAAAGGGATGGGCAGCAGCTGCCGCTGGCATGATGATTGTTTTGGTATGCCAGATGTTTCTTGGATTCATCCATGAACGGAATGAAATAGAGTCATTTATTTATATTGTATTATCCATCATTTTAATCGGGGGCCTCCTTTATTTGGCGGTGAATGGGTACAGGCTCCTGGTAAAATATCAAGGGGTGCAGGGGGAAGAGAAGAGACTTTCTGCATTGATCGATTCCATGCCTGATTTTATGTGTGTGAAGGATGGCGAAGGAAGATGGCTCAAAGTAAACCAGTTCGGACTTGAGCTATATGAATTGACGCGCGTCGATTACTACGGAAAGACTGATTCACAGTTGGGAGAATACACGCCATTTTTCAAAGATGCCCTTCTCTACTGCATCGATTCGGATGAGGCCGCTTGGGAAAATCAGTGCCTGACACGGACAGAAGAATCGTTCTATCTCCGCTCCGGCGAGTTTAAAACATTCGATGTCATTAAAGTACCTCTCTATCATGAGGATGGGACAAGAAGAATCCTGATTACACTCGGAAGGGACATCTCCCAGCAGAAGAGGACGGAAGCCATGCTGCTGAAGAAGGAGAAGCTTTCGGTGGTCGGGGAGCTTTCCGCAGGCATTGCCCACGAAATCCGCAATCCGCTTACTAGTTTAAAAGGATTCATTCAACTACTCAATGAAACGGAAAACGTCACTAAAGAATATTTAACAATCATGTCCAGGGAAATTGACCGGATCAATCAAATCGTCAGTGAACTTCTTGTGCTTGCGAAACCCCAGAGCAGGATTCACTCGGAGTTCAAATTTAACGAAGCACTGGATTATGTCGTCAATATCATGAAGCATGAAGCCCTCCTCTTGGGTATTGCCATTACGATAAAAGCGGACGAAAAGGATGCTGTAATCTTTGGGGATAAAAACCAAGTGGTGCAGGTGCTGATCAATATCATCAAGAATGCTCTCGACGCTATGGGTCAAAAAGGCGGCGAAGTGACAGTGAAAGTAGAACATGTCGAGCAGAAATTGAAAATCTCCATCAAAGATCAGGGAGAAGGAATTCCTCCTGAGCGGCTGAAGCATCTCGGTGAACCATTCTTCACACTGAAAGAAAAGGGAATGGGCCTCGGATTGACCATCAGCAATAAGATCATTCAAGAACACAAAGGCTGCATCGATATAAAAAGCGAGTTGGGAATCGGAACTGAAGTCATCATCCAGCTTCCACTCTCGCAATAG
- a CDS encoding ABC transporter permease subunit: protein MKKVLDIAIQFLLSCAGIILVGALPPFIAGLQQKHIDGSLYWQSLKDILYSLVHLNELTYMFVDTERPLFPYMLDPVFYSLTVLLGAFLLAMAVSLAMTMLVTMLPHKLRRAVKLVFYIFESIPDLLIIYGTQLLVIFIFEKTGLLLMDIAALDKQKIYLLPIICLSILPMVQLFRLSMIIFEDELNKDYVLLARSIGLKKLFIVVFHIFPNAVISVFFQSKKTVWFMLSNLLILEFLFNMGGVTLFLMEELNPKIFTITLLAFFFPIFIFYTVVEWILQRKVTGGGTIS, encoded by the coding sequence ATGAAAAAAGTACTAGATATAGCCATCCAATTCCTGCTTTCTTGCGCGGGAATCATATTAGTTGGTGCACTTCCTCCATTCATTGCAGGACTGCAGCAGAAGCACATAGATGGATCGTTATATTGGCAGTCGCTTAAAGATATTTTGTATTCACTTGTGCATTTAAATGAACTTACGTATATGTTTGTTGATACAGAACGGCCGTTGTTCCCGTATATGCTTGACCCGGTCTTTTATTCATTGACGGTTCTGCTTGGTGCATTCCTGCTGGCAATGGCCGTATCGTTGGCGATGACGATGCTGGTTACCATGCTGCCGCATAAACTTCGCAGGGCGGTTAAACTGGTTTTTTACATATTTGAATCGATCCCGGATCTGTTGATCATCTATGGAACGCAGCTTCTCGTCATCTTTATTTTTGAGAAAACGGGGCTGCTGTTGATGGATATCGCAGCACTGGATAAACAGAAGATTTATTTATTGCCGATCATATGCTTGTCGATCCTGCCGATGGTGCAGCTTTTCCGCCTCAGCATGATCATCTTTGAAGACGAATTGAATAAAGACTACGTGCTCCTTGCCCGCTCCATCGGGTTGAAAAAATTGTTTATCGTAGTCTTTCACATTTTTCCTAATGCGGTCATCAGTGTCTTTTTTCAATCCAAAAAGACAGTATGGTTCATGCTGTCCAATCTATTGATCTTGGAATTCCTATTCAATATGGGCGGGGTGACCCTGTTCTTGATGGAAGAACTTAATCCGAAGATTTTCACGATTACGCTCCTTGCATTCTTCTTCCCTATTTTCATTTTTTACACGGTGGTGGAATGGATCTTACAGCGGAAAGTGACAGGAGGGGGGACGATTTCATGA
- a CDS encoding ABC transporter permease: protein MKSVWKNPWFLIGFIFITGILIASFVYSGVTDNQVPKYRWIYDADGKIIGGSPQPPSWKTPLGTDKLGYDMFAKAIMGAKYTILAAISVAALRILVAVPIGMVMGVYFKKGKRYVNGFIDSFHFIPFTILAYYLLHPILWMPQGGFQTSMFERIALEVIILALLTVPVISVLISNEAGRVIEQEFVLASRTLGAGKMRLIFKHVFPALREKVFVLFGQQMMQTLIVFAHLGLLQLFLGGTKVSYDPYFGDPPQTISNEWSGLIGDTYKLLEWIPWVPLTPIVCFALTMIAVSFMIEGYVQSTTGHSHYFKKGKRKKKKPEAALAAKEIAKPEELQLYRKSS, encoded by the coding sequence ATGAAGAGCGTATGGAAAAATCCTTGGTTTCTCATTGGGTTTATATTTATAACAGGAATCCTGATTGCCAGTTTTGTCTACTCGGGGGTAACGGACAACCAGGTTCCTAAATATCGCTGGATCTATGATGCGGATGGCAAGATCATTGGGGGGTCCCCGCAGCCGCCGAGCTGGAAAACGCCATTGGGCACGGATAAGCTTGGGTATGATATGTTTGCCAAAGCCATCATGGGTGCGAAGTATACCATCTTGGCGGCTATATCCGTTGCGGCATTGAGAATTCTCGTTGCAGTTCCAATCGGCATGGTGATGGGGGTGTATTTTAAAAAGGGGAAGCGGTATGTCAATGGTTTCATCGATTCGTTCCACTTCATCCCTTTTACCATCCTTGCATACTATTTGCTCCACCCGATCCTTTGGATGCCTCAAGGGGGCTTTCAGACGAGCATGTTTGAACGGATTGCCTTGGAAGTCATCATTCTGGCACTGCTTACCGTTCCGGTCATATCTGTGCTGATCAGCAATGAAGCAGGCAGGGTCATCGAGCAGGAATTCGTTCTGGCATCGAGGACGCTTGGAGCAGGCAAGATGCGTTTGATCTTCAAACACGTTTTTCCGGCATTAAGGGAAAAAGTATTTGTCCTTTTCGGCCAGCAAATGATGCAGACATTGATTGTCTTCGCGCATTTAGGCTTGCTGCAGCTGTTCCTCGGAGGGACGAAGGTCAGCTATGATCCGTATTTTGGAGATCCTCCCCAAACGATTTCAAACGAATGGTCCGGTTTGATCGGGGACACGTATAAGCTGCTTGAATGGATTCCATGGGTGCCCCTCACGCCGATTGTCTGCTTCGCTCTTACCATGATTGCCGTTTCCTTCATGATTGAAGGGTATGTACAGTCGACAACGGGGCATTCGCATTACTTCAAGAAAGGGAAGAGAAAGAAGAAGAAGCCTGAAGCTGCCTTGGCTGCAAAAGAAATCGCAAAACCGGAAGAGCTTCAGCTTTACCGCAAATCTTCATGA
- the sda gene encoding sporulation histidine kinase inhibitor Sda — translation MNGYRLLNDEQLMDAYLKAKKENLSKDFIKLLEVELKKRSLLE, via the coding sequence ATGAATGGTTATCGCTTATTGAACGACGAACAGTTGATGGATGCGTATTTAAAAGCTAAAAAAGAAAATCTTTCGAAGGATTTTATCAAGCTTTTAGAAGTGGAATTGAAAAAGAGGAGCCTGTTGGAATAG
- a CDS encoding short-chain fatty acid transporter, with protein sequence MKSLIKFSNSIMQKYLPDPFLFVIILTFVVFGLGLIFTDSGPMDMVQYWGGGFWALLAFSMQMVLVLVTGHVLASSPIFKKLLGGLAGTAKSPGAAIVLVSVVSIIASWINWGFGLVIGALFAKELARRVKNVDYRLLIASAYGGFVVWHGGFSGSIPLSIATKGHPFADKIGIIPTSETIFAPYNLIIVLALFIILPILNRAMMPSKDQTVTVDPEILVEDEAFSAASLEAGAATPAERMENSVVLSMLAGILGLLFLGWYLSKNGFNLNLDIVNFTFFFLGIIFHGTPKRFLHAVSTAVKGASGIIIQFPFYAGIMGMMTASGLAVVMSNAFVSISNDFTFHFFAFLSAGLVNFFVPSGGGQWAVQGPIMLDAAKAMGVSIPKTAMAVAWGDAWTNMIQPFWALPALAIAGLKAKDIMGFCCIILVVSGIVISLGLLFL encoded by the coding sequence TTGAAATCACTAATCAAATTTTCAAACAGCATCATGCAGAAATATCTGCCTGATCCATTTTTGTTTGTCATCATCCTGACCTTCGTCGTCTTTGGATTGGGTCTCATTTTCACTGACAGCGGCCCGATGGATATGGTCCAATACTGGGGCGGGGGATTCTGGGCGCTGCTGGCTTTTTCCATGCAGATGGTCCTTGTCTTGGTCACAGGCCATGTCCTCGCATCAAGTCCGATCTTTAAAAAGCTGCTGGGAGGATTGGCCGGGACCGCGAAATCACCAGGGGCAGCCATCGTCCTTGTCTCTGTCGTATCGATCATCGCTTCCTGGATCAACTGGGGATTCGGCTTGGTCATCGGTGCTCTTTTTGCGAAAGAATTGGCACGCCGGGTTAAAAATGTCGATTACCGGCTGTTAATTGCAAGCGCTTACGGCGGATTCGTCGTCTGGCATGGGGGCTTTTCCGGATCCATTCCACTCTCCATCGCGACGAAGGGGCATCCATTCGCCGATAAAATCGGAATCATCCCTACGAGCGAAACCATTTTTGCACCATATAACCTGATCATTGTTTTAGCACTTTTCATTATCCTACCCATTTTAAATCGGGCCATGATGCCTTCCAAGGATCAAACCGTAACCGTCGATCCGGAAATCCTTGTAGAGGATGAAGCATTTTCTGCGGCTTCACTGGAAGCTGGTGCTGCCACTCCGGCAGAGCGCATGGAAAACAGTGTGGTCCTGTCCATGCTTGCGGGAATTTTAGGCCTCCTATTCTTAGGCTGGTATCTTTCTAAAAACGGATTTAACTTAAATTTAGATATCGTTAACTTTACATTCTTTTTCTTGGGGATCATTTTCCACGGGACACCGAAGCGCTTCCTGCACGCTGTTTCCACAGCTGTCAAAGGAGCGAGCGGAATCATCATCCAATTCCCGTTCTACGCAGGAATCATGGGCATGATGACTGCATCCGGACTTGCCGTAGTCATGTCCAATGCTTTCGTATCGATCTCGAATGACTTCACCTTCCATTTCTTCGCCTTCCTTAGCGCAGGACTCGTCAACTTCTTTGTCCCATCAGGAGGAGGACAGTGGGCTGTTCAAGGACCGATCATGCTGGATGCTGCAAAAGCAATGGGAGTGTCCATTCCTAAAACGGCAATGGCCGTCGCTTGGGGCGATGCCTGGACGAATATGATCCAGCCATTCTGGGCCCTTCCAGCATTGGCCATAGCCGGTCTGAAAGCAAAGGACATCATGGGATTCTGCTGCATCATTCTTGTCGTCAGCGGCATCGTCATTTCATTGGGACTGCTCTTCCTATAA
- a CDS encoding MarR family winged helix-turn-helix transcriptional regulator has product MLDGYFKNCLYFSANRLSRIMTKMAEESFAPIGLSPTYAFLIMAALEEPGLTQKRLSEKLHIAPSTCTRFVDKLEVKLLVERKQEGKMVYIHPTSKAEDLLPEIKKCWKQLYERYCDLLGKEMADQLSKDLHNAGEILE; this is encoded by the coding sequence ATGCTCGACGGCTATTTTAAAAATTGCTTATATTTTTCCGCGAACCGCTTATCCCGGATCATGACGAAAATGGCAGAAGAATCGTTTGCGCCCATCGGTTTGTCCCCCACGTATGCTTTTTTGATCATGGCGGCACTTGAAGAACCGGGGCTCACTCAAAAGCGGCTCAGTGAAAAGCTGCATATTGCTCCATCCACCTGCACACGGTTTGTCGATAAACTGGAAGTGAAGCTGCTTGTGGAACGGAAACAGGAGGGCAAGATGGTTTATATCCACCCCACCTCGAAAGCGGAAGATCTTCTTCCCGAGATTAAAAAGTGCTGGAAGCAGCTCTATGAACGCTACTGTGACCTCCTCGGCAAAGAGATGGCGGATCAATTGTCAAAAGACCTCCACAATGCTGGAGAAATATTGGAATAG
- a CDS encoding DNA alkylation repair protein, which produces MGIKIIEELFQSNANKDQAPAMEAYMKGHFPFLGIKSPLRKELAKTFFSDTGIHKKPFDQEFLLQLWKKPEREYQYMALDYYGKYIKKRPKEDISLIEYLITHKSWWDTVDSIASNLAGVLARSYPELKEEVLRSWGTHENMWLRRTAILFQLKYKASTDEKLLYEIILQNNDSKEFFIQKAIGWALREYSKTNPDSVRSFIESHPLAKLSIREGSKYL; this is translated from the coding sequence ATGGGCATCAAAATCATTGAAGAACTATTTCAATCAAATGCCAATAAGGATCAGGCTCCGGCAATGGAAGCTTATATGAAAGGGCATTTTCCCTTTTTGGGCATCAAAAGTCCACTAAGGAAGGAGTTGGCGAAAACATTTTTTTCTGACACGGGCATCCATAAAAAGCCGTTTGACCAAGAGTTTCTCCTTCAGCTTTGGAAAAAGCCTGAGAGGGAATATCAGTATATGGCTCTCGATTATTATGGAAAATACATAAAGAAGCGTCCTAAAGAAGATATCAGCTTGATCGAATATTTAATAACACACAAATCTTGGTGGGATACTGTAGATAGCATTGCTTCTAACCTCGCTGGAGTTCTTGCCAGGAGTTACCCGGAATTGAAGGAAGAAGTGCTGAGGAGCTGGGGCACCCATGAAAATATGTGGCTGCGCAGGACGGCGATTCTATTCCAGCTTAAATACAAAGCATCAACGGATGAGAAGTTGCTTTATGAAATCATCTTGCAGAATAATGATTCCAAAGAATTTTTTATCCAAAAAGCCATCGGATGGGCGTTGAGGGAATACTCGAAAACGAATCCGGATTCGGTACGGTCATTCATTGAGAGTCATCCACTGGCGAAACTCAGCATCCGGGAAGGAAGCAAATATCTGTAA
- a CDS encoding Cof-type HAD-IIB family hydrolase, translated as MIECIATDMDGTLLNSKQQVSEANRRAIMEAQEKGIKVVVATGRSYTEARFALDEAGIECPIICVNGAETRNRKGEVIHVSGMDAKAAAEVSRQLKDHGIYFEIYTNKGTYTEDYEKGIDIIIDIFQSANPHVSEQQIRDAAKKRFSEGHISVIDHYQEIFDDPSYIIYKFLAFSFDDQALENAEGPLKEIEGIAVSSSGKENLEITNVHAQKGIALEKFVEEHGLDLSKTMAIGDNFNDLSMMKKAGRPVAMGNAAQGIKDYCEFHTATNEEDGVAKAIFEAMKATV; from the coding sequence ATGATAGAATGTATTGCAACGGATATGGACGGAACATTATTGAATTCGAAGCAGCAAGTCAGCGAAGCAAACCGCCGCGCGATAATGGAGGCGCAGGAAAAAGGGATAAAAGTGGTCGTTGCCACAGGAAGATCTTATACAGAAGCAAGGTTTGCCCTTGATGAAGCAGGGATTGAATGTCCGATCATTTGTGTCAATGGAGCTGAAACCCGCAATCGAAAAGGTGAAGTCATCCATGTCAGCGGGATGGATGCAAAGGCTGCAGCTGAAGTTTCACGCCAGTTGAAAGATCATGGCATCTATTTTGAAATCTACACCAATAAAGGGACGTATACTGAAGACTATGAAAAGGGAATCGATATCATCATTGATATCTTTCAATCAGCGAATCCCCATGTCAGTGAACAGCAGATCAGGGATGCTGCCAAAAAGCGCTTTTCTGAAGGGCATATTTCAGTGATTGACCACTACCAGGAGATCTTTGATGATCCCTCTTATATCATTTATAAATTTCTTGCATTCTCTTTCGACGATCAGGCACTTGAAAATGCAGAAGGGCCATTGAAGGAGATAGAGGGGATTGCAGTCAGTTCTTCAGGGAAAGAGAACTTGGAAATCACCAATGTCCATGCGCAAAAGGGAATCGCCTTGGAGAAATTTGTGGAAGAGCATGGTCTCGACCTTTCCAAGACAATGGCCATTGGGGATAACTTCAATGATCTATCCATGATGAAAAAGGCAGGAAGACCCGTTGCGATGGGAAATGCCGCACAGGGAATCAAAGATTACTGTGAATTCCATACAGCAACCAACGAAGAAGACGGCGTAGCCAAAGCTATTTTTGAAGCAATGAAAGCAACTGTATAA
- a CDS encoding TetR/AcrR family transcriptional regulator: MSEENQMLNLLIENQDGVTEKQKKILEAAVEIFSEKGYAASSTSEIAKKAGVAEGTIFRHYKTKKDLLFSIVAPTMTKLIAPFIIRDLNKVLDKDYEEFEDFLRAIIANRQAFAKENTNMIKILVQEIPFHPELKEQFTKNIALKVFERLKEVVVHYQKNGQIIELPPESVVRMLGSTIIGYLLARHIMAPEADWNDEKEIENMISFILNGIKK, from the coding sequence ATGTCTGAAGAAAACCAGATGCTTAATTTGCTGATTGAAAACCAGGATGGCGTGACGGAAAAACAAAAAAAGATACTGGAAGCGGCCGTCGAGATTTTTTCCGAAAAAGGCTATGCCGCAAGTTCCACCAGTGAAATTGCCAAAAAAGCAGGCGTAGCGGAAGGCACCATCTTCCGTCATTATAAAACGAAAAAAGATTTACTATTTTCCATTGTTGCACCGACCATGACTAAACTGATTGCGCCTTTCATCATCCGCGACCTTAATAAGGTGCTGGATAAGGATTATGAGGAATTTGAGGATTTTCTCAGAGCCATCATTGCGAACAGGCAGGCGTTTGCCAAGGAAAATACGAACATGATTAAAATCCTGGTTCAGGAAATCCCCTTTCATCCTGAGCTGAAGGAGCAATTCACAAAGAATATTGCCCTTAAGGTTTTTGAAAGGCTGAAAGAAGTCGTCGTTCATTACCAGAAGAATGGCCAAATTATCGAATTGCCGCCAGAATCCGTCGTTCGGATGCTGGGCTCGACCATCATCGGCTACTTATTGGCGAGGCACATCATGGCCCCGGAAGCCGATTGGAACGATGAAAAGGAAATCGAAAACATGATATCTTTTATCTTAAACGGTATAAAAAAGTAG
- a CDS encoding ABC transporter permease — protein MRISAFVLRIIRQILRDKRTLALILFAPLLILTMLWLVFDNSDYKPKVGVVYEQSAQKSDSLSSEFKDFKNQNDADKSLKDGDLDGYLLSGPHPKIVLEGSDPSRNRAVLKEIQDAMPVFQPMSASKLPVEYVYGSKDMGQFDSFGPVLLGFFCFFFVFLISGVSFLRERTSGTLERLLASPIKIWEMVISYVIGFGIFMIIQASLLSLYAIYVLDMMMTGSFFNVLIIILLLSLTALTLGILLSAFARNELQMMQFIPLVIVPQIFFSGLFNLDAISDWLSWIGPITPLYYAAQALKDVMIKGYSFTDILTPVLVLTGFSLVFILLNIFALNKYRKTS, from the coding sequence ATGCGAATTAGTGCATTTGTCTTGCGGATTATCCGCCAAATCCTACGCGACAAACGAACGCTTGCCTTGATTCTTTTTGCCCCGCTCCTTATTTTGACGATGTTGTGGCTCGTATTTGACAACAGCGATTATAAACCTAAAGTAGGAGTGGTTTATGAACAAAGTGCGCAAAAAAGCGACTCCCTCAGTTCAGAATTCAAAGATTTCAAGAATCAAAATGATGCTGATAAGTCCTTGAAAGATGGAGATTTGGATGGCTATTTACTTTCCGGCCCACACCCGAAAATCGTCCTGGAGGGCAGCGATCCATCACGCAACCGCGCCGTCCTTAAAGAAATCCAGGATGCTATGCCTGTTTTTCAACCAATGAGTGCTTCTAAATTACCCGTAGAATATGTATATGGCAGCAAGGATATGGGGCAATTTGATTCATTCGGTCCTGTATTACTCGGATTCTTCTGCTTTTTCTTTGTCTTTCTGATCAGCGGCGTTTCTTTCCTAAGAGAACGCACATCCGGTACATTGGAAAGACTGCTTGCCAGCCCGATTAAAATTTGGGAGATGGTCATCAGCTATGTCATTGGTTTTGGGATTTTCATGATCATTCAGGCATCACTTCTTTCCTTATATGCCATCTATGTTTTGGATATGATGATGACAGGAAGCTTCTTTAATGTACTCATCATCATTCTCCTGCTATCTTTGACAGCATTGACGCTTGGCATCCTCCTATCTGCATTTGCACGCAATGAGCTTCAGATGATGCAATTCATTCCGCTAGTCATCGTGCCGCAGATCTTTTTCTCGGGATTGTTCAATTTGGATGCCATCTCTGACTGGCTCAGCTGGATCGGTCCGATCACTCCGCTCTATTATGCGGCACAAGCGCTGAAGGACGTGATGATCAAAGGATACTCCTTCACGGATATCCTTACACCTGTTCTTGTATTGACCGGCTTTTCATTGGTATTCATCCTGCTTAACATCTTTGCCTTGAATAAATATAGAAAAACATCATAA
- a CDS encoding ABC transporter ATP-binding protein, producing the protein MNTIVNVDHVSKSFGSHEVLKDITLSVQEGEIYGLLGPSGSGKTTLVKMMMGLEKATSGEITVHQTTMPSLSQLVNIGYMAQSDALYTDLTAKENLEFFAALYGLGGKRKKERIQTVMEIVGLQNDLSKTIHQYSGGMKRRLSLAISLLHEPKLLILDEPTVGIDPVLRKSIWEQFQALKNAGTAIFVTTHVMDEAERCDKLGLIRDGLLIANDSPEAVKQSNGVGSIEEVFLLSGGVHHAN; encoded by the coding sequence ATGAACACAATCGTGAACGTAGACCACGTTTCCAAATCGTTCGGATCCCATGAAGTGCTGAAGGACATTACACTTTCAGTTCAAGAGGGAGAAATCTACGGTCTTCTTGGGCCATCGGGTTCAGGAAAAACAACCCTAGTAAAAATGATGATGGGGCTTGAAAAAGCAACATCCGGTGAAATAACAGTTCACCAAACAACGATGCCCTCTCTTTCCCAATTAGTAAACATCGGGTATATGGCCCAATCAGATGCGCTTTATACGGACCTGACAGCCAAAGAAAACCTGGAATTCTTCGCTGCATTATATGGGCTTGGAGGCAAAAGAAAAAAAGAACGGATACAGACAGTCATGGAAATTGTCGGACTGCAAAATGACCTTTCCAAGACAATCCATCAATATTCCGGCGGCATGAAGAGGCGTCTTTCCTTAGCCATCTCCCTTCTTCACGAACCAAAGCTATTGATCCTGGATGAACCGACCGTTGGAATCGATCCAGTGCTCCGCAAAAGCATATGGGAGCAGTTTCAGGCTTTGAAGAATGCAGGGACTGCCATTTTTGTCACGACACATGTGATGGATGAAGCTGAACGCTGCGACAAGCTGGGCTTGATCCGAGATGGACTTCTGATTGCCAATGATTCACCTGAAGCCGTGAAACAATCCAATGGAGTAGGTTCCATTGAAGAAGTCTTTCTTCTATCCGGAGGTGTCCACCATGCGAATTAG
- the bshB2 gene encoding bacillithiol biosynthesis deacetylase BshB2 has protein sequence MEKERQVLVVFPHPDDEAFGVSGTIATHIQNGTPVTYACLTLGQMGRNLGNPPFATRESLPKIRKRELQKAAEVMGIQDLRMMGLRDKTVEFEDDKKMTKMISDMIEELNPSLIITFYPDFSVHPDHEATARAVVRAVRQMPEKERTKLHCVAFSNGCEEILGAPDIRNDISHVLDIKLGAMKAHNSQTAWMLAEMEEKWNNKDPEVMNRFQFERFWSYQWDKDNVK, from the coding sequence ATGGAAAAAGAACGACAAGTATTAGTGGTCTTCCCCCATCCCGATGATGAGGCATTTGGGGTTTCCGGGACCATTGCAACCCATATCCAAAACGGCACTCCCGTGACCTATGCTTGCCTCACATTAGGTCAAATGGGAAGAAATCTGGGGAATCCTCCTTTTGCAACGAGGGAATCCCTGCCGAAAATCAGGAAGAGAGAACTACAAAAAGCCGCCGAAGTCATGGGCATCCAGGATTTGCGCATGATGGGGCTGCGCGATAAGACGGTTGAATTTGAAGATGATAAAAAAATGACAAAAATGATCAGCGATATGATTGAAGAGCTGAACCCATCCTTGATCATCACATTCTACCCTGACTTTTCCGTCCATCCGGACCATGAAGCGACTGCTCGTGCTGTTGTAAGGGCAGTACGACAAATGCCAGAGAAGGAACGGACGAAGCTCCACTGCGTTGCCTTTTCCAATGGATGCGAAGAAATCCTCGGAGCACCCGATATCCGCAATGACATCAGCCATGTGCTGGATATCAAACTCGGTGCCATGAAGGCTCACAACTCCCAGACAGCTTGGATGCTTGCCGAAATGGAAGAGAAGTGGAACAACAAAGACCCAGAAGTCATGAACCGCTTCCAATTTGAACGCTTTTGGAGCTATCAATGGGATAAAGATAACGTCAAATAA
- a CDS encoding YojF family protein: MEPITIGNVQPLIDQFAGKPVYIHLETTNGAYASHFNEGFFSAGAYIRNAKVTYEHGKIVGDGPFRTGLKLEIGWIYAEGLTHFEMDEEGRLLMAGHGFDGKLAVALEISETPFE, encoded by the coding sequence ATGGAACCTATCACAATTGGGAATGTTCAGCCTTTGATTGATCAATTCGCCGGGAAGCCGGTCTATATACATTTAGAAACGACAAATGGCGCATACGCCTCGCATTTTAACGAGGGATTTTTCTCCGCAGGCGCTTATATCCGGAATGCCAAAGTGACTTATGAACACGGCAAAATCGTCGGCGACGGCCCGTTCAGAACAGGATTGAAGCTTGAAATCGGTTGGATTTATGCTGAAGGATTGACTCACTTTGAAATGGATGAAGAAGGACGTCTTCTGATGGCTGGCCACGGTTTTGACGGCAAGCTTGCAGTTGCATTGGAAATCAGCGAAACGCCATTTGAGTGA